Proteins from a single region of Primulina tabacum isolate GXHZ01 chromosome 5, ASM2559414v2, whole genome shotgun sequence:
- the LOC142545779 gene encoding L-type lectin-domain containing receptor kinase VIII.1-like has product MSLLSCGFCFIVARILLLSLFFAGYTLSSTEFDFGTLTLTNLKLLGDAHLSNGTVRLTRDLTVPNAGAGKVLYSKPVKFRDPGTQNPASFSSFFSFSITNLNPSSIGGGLAFVISPDDQFIGDAGGFLGVMDRKNTQNGVVAVEFDTQMDIQFKDINGNHVGLDLNSMISTQVCDLDIIEVDLKSGDLVNSWVDYSGSTRIINVYVSYSNMKPKEPIISTTFDLNEYILNDFMFIGFSGSTQGSTEIHSIEWWSFSSFFDEDTGYNSVFPTVRSPPPPANLMNPTADTVKPPPPSSTPTESDHNDTAAIQETQKNSGKCHNQLCKDGPGAVVGVVTAAAGAFVLVFCAVAFIWAYSKKVNGVKTPETTLASDVIKMPREFSYKEVKVATKDFDSHRVIGHGAFGTVYRGILPATGEIVAVKRCSHSGQGKAEFLSELSIIGTLRHRNLVRLQGWCHEKGEILLVYDLMANGSLDKALFESRMVLPWPYRHKILLGVASAMAYLHQECENQVIHRDIKASNIMLDEGFNARLGDFGLARQIEHDKSPDATVAAGTMGYLAPEYLLTGRATEKTDVFSYGAVVLEVASGRRPIEKEVIGVGKVGVSSNLVEWVWSLHREGRLMVASDPRLGNEYNEEEMRRVLMVGLVCSHPDPMARPTMRVVVQMLVGEAEVPIVPRTKPTLSFSTSHLLMTLQDSVTDLNEMITLSTSSSENSFTCGGSSHGLDLV; this is encoded by the coding sequence ATGTCGCTTCTTTCATGTGGCTTTTGTTTCATTGTTGCAAGGATTTTGCTTTTGTCTCTCTTTTTCGCCGGATATACCCTCTCGAGTACTGAATTTGACTTCGGGACGCTGACTCTGACCAACTTGAAGCTTCTCGGAGACGCGCATTTGAGCAATGGGACCGTGAGGCTCACTCGAGATCTCACCGTCCCCAATGCCGGCGCAGGAAAGGTATTATACTCCAAGCCCGTCAAGTTCCGTGATCCGGGGACTCAGAACCCCGCGAGCTTTTcctctttcttttctttctccATTACCAATCTGAACCCCTCCTCCATCGGCGGTGGCTTGGCTTTCGTAATTTCGCCCGACGATCAGTTCATAGGGGACGCCGGAGGCTTTCTCGGTGTCATGGACCGGAAGAACACCCAGAACGGCGTCGTGGCTGTGGAATTCGACACTCAAATGGACATTCAATTCAAGGACATCAACGGGAATCATGTGGGACTGGATTTGAACTCTATGATTTCAACCCAAGTTTGTGATTTGGATATAATCGAAGTCGATCTCAAGAGCGGAGATCTGGTCAACTCGTGGGTCGATTATTCGGGGTCAACCCGGATCATCAATGTGTACGTATCGTATTCCAACATGAAGCCGAAAGAACCAATCATATCCACCACTTTTGATTTAAACGAGTACATACTGAACGATTTCATGTTTATCGGGTTTTCCGGGTCGACCCAGGGGAGCACGGAGATCCACAGCATTGAGTGGTGGAGTTTCAGTTCTTTTTTCGACGAGGATACAGGTTACAACTCGGTGTTTCCGACTGTGAGATCGCCCCCACCTCCGGCTAATTTAATGAATCCAACGGCTGACACAGTCAAACCGCCGCCGCCTTCTTCGACTCCTACGGAATCAGATCATAACGACACGGCAGCGATACAAGAAACTCAAAAAAATAGTGGGAAATGCCACAACCAGCTATGTAAGGATGGGCCGGGGGCGGTCGTCGGAGTTGTCACCGCCGCCGCCGGGGCATTCGTCCTGGTATTTTGTGCCGTAGCATTCATATGGGCTTATTCCAAGAAAGTCAATGGTGTAAAAACACCCGAGACAACACTGGCTTCGGATGTGATCAAAATGCCGAGGGAATTTAGCTACAAGGAGGTAAAAGTTGCTACGAAAGATTTCGATTCTCATCGGGTCATCGGACATGGTGCATTTGGAACGGTTTACAGAGGTATATTGCCTGCCACGGGTGAAATTGTGGCGGTCAAGAGATGTAGCCACAGCGGACAGGGGAAGGCCGAGTTTTTATCCGAGTTGTCCATCATTGGTACACTTAGACATAGAAATCTTGTTAGGCTTCAAGGTTGGTGCCACGAGAAGGGTGAAATTTTGTTGGTTTATGATTTGATGGCAAATGGGAGTCTGGACAAGGCATTGTTCGAGTCGAGAATGGTTTTACCTTGGCCTTATAGGCATAAGATTTTACTCGGTGTCGCTTCGGCTATGGCATATTTGCACCAAGAGTGTGAAAATCAAGTGATTCATAGGGATATCAAGGCCAGCAACATTATGTTAGACGAAGGGTTCAATGCAAGATTAGGAGACTTTGGGTTAGCTAGGCAGATTGAGCATGACAAGTCTCCGGATGCCACTGTGGCTGCAGGCACAATGGGATATTTGGCTCCTGAGTACTTGTTAACTGGCAGAGCAACCGAGAAAACCGACGTTTTTAGCTATGGAGCGGTTGTCCTAGAGGTGGCAAGTGGGCGGAGGCCTATTGAGAAAGAGGTTATAGGGGTAGGAAAAGTTGGGGTGAGTAGTAATTTGGTGGAATGGGTGTGGAGTTTGCACAGAGAAGGAAGGTTGATGGTGGCATCGGATCCGAGGCTCGGGAACGAGTACAATGAGGAGGAGATGAGACGAGTGCTAATGGTAGGGCTTGTATGTTCGCATCCCGACCCAATGGCTCGACCTACGATGAGGGTCGTGGTTCAAATGCTGGTGGGTGAAGCTGAGGTCCCAATTGTACCAAGAACTAAGCCAACTTTGAGTTTTAGCACATCCCACCTTTTGATGACCTTGCAAGATAGCGTTACTGATTTGAATGAGATGATCACCCTTTCCACATCCTCATCTGAAAATAGTTTCACGTGTGGTGGTAGCAGTCACGGCCTAGACTTGGTGTGA